A DNA window from Candidatus Zixiibacteriota bacterium contains the following coding sequences:
- the hflX gene encoding GTPase HflX encodes MTKSTNKKIPERAILVALASSSKERPAVEDSLDELTRLAETAGATTVARRIQTRPRPEASTYIGKGLVQELKEQAVELNANCIIFDDALSPAQQRNLEAELETKVIDRSVLILDIFAHGARSAEARLQVELAQLEYTMPRLTGAWVHFSKQYGGIGSKGPGETQLEIDRRRVRDRISHVKMKLGQVDKQRATQRKRRQGLFKIALVGYTNAGKSTLFNVLTKSEVEIADKLFTTLDSTTRVMSADYPCQIVFSDTVGFIKKLPHQLVESFKSTLEEVALADLLLHVVDSTDPNYESAIAQTKSVLVEIGAENVPYILVYNKVDALPGFETPIGTGSPSLSISALKKTGIAALKAEIVAQAERIPSYKK; translated from the coding sequence ATGACCAAGAGCACTAACAAAAAAATACCGGAGCGGGCAATTCTAGTTGCCTTGGCAAGCAGTTCAAAAGAACGGCCCGCTGTCGAAGACTCGCTCGATGAATTGACCCGTCTTGCCGAGACGGCTGGAGCGACAACGGTTGCCAGACGAATTCAGACCCGTCCAAGACCTGAGGCGTCGACCTATATCGGCAAAGGCTTGGTGCAGGAGCTGAAAGAGCAGGCCGTCGAACTCAATGCCAACTGCATTATTTTCGATGACGCCCTCTCCCCCGCCCAGCAGAGAAATCTTGAGGCCGAGTTAGAAACAAAAGTTATCGACCGCTCGGTTTTGATTCTCGATATTTTTGCCCACGGCGCCCGGAGCGCCGAAGCTCGGCTTCAGGTGGAACTTGCGCAGTTGGAATATACAATGCCAAGACTGACTGGCGCATGGGTACATTTTTCAAAACAATACGGCGGCATCGGCTCAAAGGGACCGGGTGAAACGCAGTTGGAAATTGACCGGCGGCGTGTTCGCGACCGGATAAGCCATGTAAAGATGAAACTTGGGCAAGTCGATAAACAACGCGCGACCCAGCGGAAACGACGACAGGGTCTTTTCAAAATCGCGCTTGTGGGATATACCAATGCCGGCAAATCGACATTATTCAATGTGTTGACAAAATCCGAAGTCGAAATTGCGGACAAGCTCTTTACTACTTTGGATTCAACGACGCGGGTCATGTCGGCCGATTACCCCTGTCAGATAGTTTTCTCTGATACCGTTGGATTTATTAAGAAATTGCCGCATCAGTTGGTGGAGTCATTTAAGTCCACGCTTGAGGAGGTGGCGCTGGCAGATTTATTGTTGCATGTGGTCGATTCGACGGACCCGAACTATGAGAGCGCGATAGCTCAGACAAAATCGGTCTTGGTAGAAATCGGGGCCGAGAACGTCCCTTATATATTGGTCTATAACAAAGTCGATGCTCTCCCCGGTTTTGAGACACCTATTGGTACCGGTAGTCCAAGTCTTTCTATTTCAGCGCTCAAAAAGACTGGGATTGCGGCCCTTAAGGCCGAAATTGTGGCTCAAGCCGAGCGTATTCCCTCCTATAAAAAATAA